The Marinobacter sp. ANT_B65 genome has a segment encoding these proteins:
- a CDS encoding S8 family peptidase, with protein MAERKRHLLVTRHSFSEPFSKRAQVPTKGVPRKNRAQHGDRILRSVLDSYAEYTERRSDEPPFLDEMPGIYLEIRGYDNQSLPVDKLDNRDFDLRQLRTEENQEIALVFVPENRRHAFTKKIEKYLDRRKDTRGKPANQALIDSIDSVRLANIQSFWTDSAGTFPADPNEKQWLELWLKVLPNTSNAEIVKSYLDENTDITISDQQLNFFDTTVFLIHASMHELERAVTLFGSLEELRLAKQPATFWVELTNQEQQEWATDLLERLEAPNDFGKTTATILDTGVNYNHPLLSPFSNAEKSAVWKPEWPKYDDYNPPGPWHPHGSLQAGLAIFGDLREVLASRHSISVPFDLESARILPPTGQNKPDLYGAITRGTALKLEIERPNRNRVFSLAVTGAPEPVTGQPSSWSAEIDSFSSGIEDGVQRLFIVSAGNGTSVAPMPDHWEQVRDNPIEDPAQAWNAITVGAFTENQTNSDPMFEGWTPLASIGDIAPQSRGSVCWDWVDQAPFKPDMVAEGGNYLLSPCKTQTDAANTVALLTTSGRSSGPLFDYHGDTSAASALVTNYAAHLWAMYPEFWPETIRGLLVHSAEWTGKMWARYEALRTTNTPSEAKEEMLRMVGNGAPNLEKAISSANNYLTLITENKIQPFRKKDGARPSDDPGLNEMQLIKLPWPKAKLAELPPETPVRMKVTLSYFIEPNPGRRGFRSKFRYQSFGLRFAVIRPQQTEANFRAMINDNAKDTNYDGPEGDDGGWLFGPRMRSRGSIHCDTWEGSAAALARRHTLAVYPVSGWWKYRKAQDRWRYSTRYSLIVSLEVPENSVDIYSEVETYVSADTSVSVSV; from the coding sequence ATGGCAGAACGAAAACGCCATCTATTGGTAACTCGCCACTCTTTTTCTGAACCTTTCTCCAAGCGAGCTCAAGTCCCCACAAAAGGCGTGCCTAGGAAAAACAGAGCTCAGCATGGGGATAGAATCCTGAGAAGTGTTCTTGATTCATACGCCGAGTACACTGAGCGACGCTCGGATGAGCCACCGTTTCTCGACGAAATGCCAGGAATCTATTTAGAAATCCGAGGCTACGACAATCAATCCTTACCTGTTGATAAATTAGACAATAGAGATTTCGATCTTCGCCAACTTCGTACCGAGGAAAATCAGGAAATAGCGTTAGTTTTTGTTCCCGAAAACCGAAGACATGCGTTTACAAAAAAAATTGAAAAATACCTAGACCGTCGAAAAGATACCCGAGGAAAACCTGCCAACCAAGCGTTAATTGACAGCATCGATTCAGTTCGATTAGCGAATATCCAAAGCTTTTGGACAGATTCAGCGGGCACCTTCCCAGCTGACCCGAACGAAAAGCAATGGCTCGAGTTATGGCTGAAAGTCCTGCCCAATACCAGTAACGCGGAAATCGTTAAATCTTACCTTGACGAAAACACGGACATAACGATAAGTGATCAACAGTTAAATTTTTTCGACACTACTGTTTTCCTGATTCACGCATCGATGCACGAGCTCGAGCGGGCCGTGACTCTATTTGGCAGTTTAGAGGAATTAAGACTGGCAAAACAGCCTGCGACGTTTTGGGTAGAGCTGACAAATCAAGAGCAACAAGAGTGGGCAACTGATCTATTGGAACGGTTGGAGGCGCCAAATGATTTCGGAAAAACCACCGCGACCATCTTAGATACTGGCGTAAACTATAATCACCCATTATTGAGTCCGTTCAGTAATGCAGAAAAGAGCGCGGTTTGGAAACCGGAATGGCCGAAGTATGACGACTACAACCCTCCAGGTCCGTGGCATCCGCATGGGTCACTGCAGGCGGGTTTGGCTATTTTCGGGGATCTTCGCGAAGTTTTGGCAAGTCGACATTCTATCTCTGTACCATTCGATCTTGAATCGGCTCGGATTCTGCCGCCAACTGGTCAAAACAAGCCTGATCTTTATGGAGCTATAACACGTGGTACTGCGCTTAAGCTTGAAATTGAACGACCAAATCGCAATCGAGTCTTTTCCCTAGCGGTGACCGGAGCTCCAGAACCCGTTACCGGACAACCTTCTTCTTGGTCCGCCGAAATCGATAGTTTCTCGTCTGGCATTGAGGATGGCGTACAACGCCTTTTTATCGTGAGCGCAGGCAACGGAACGTCAGTTGCACCAATGCCTGACCATTGGGAACAAGTACGAGACAATCCCATTGAGGATCCCGCCCAAGCTTGGAATGCGATTACGGTCGGCGCATTTACTGAGAACCAAACAAACTCCGACCCAATGTTTGAAGGCTGGACACCGCTGGCCTCTATAGGCGATATCGCGCCCCAAAGTCGCGGCTCGGTCTGCTGGGACTGGGTTGACCAAGCTCCTTTCAAGCCCGACATGGTGGCTGAAGGTGGTAACTATCTATTGTCACCTTGCAAAACCCAGACGGACGCAGCAAATACGGTAGCTTTGCTGACCACATCCGGCAGATCCTCGGGGCCTCTTTTTGACTATCATGGCGACACGAGCGCAGCTTCCGCACTAGTAACAAACTACGCAGCTCACCTATGGGCGATGTATCCCGAATTTTGGCCGGAGACTATAAGGGGCTTGTTAGTTCATTCCGCCGAATGGACGGGCAAGATGTGGGCCAGATATGAGGCACTGAGGACTACAAATACGCCATCAGAAGCTAAAGAAGAGATGCTCAGGATGGTGGGGAATGGAGCACCTAACTTAGAAAAAGCGATATCGAGTGCAAATAATTACCTGACGCTTATCACAGAGAATAAGATTCAGCCTTTTCGAAAAAAAGATGGCGCACGTCCTAGCGATGATCCTGGCCTCAACGAGATGCAACTTATAAAACTTCCTTGGCCGAAAGCAAAATTAGCTGAGTTGCCGCCAGAAACTCCCGTGAGAATGAAGGTCACACTGTCCTATTTTATCGAGCCGAATCCAGGACGAAGGGGTTTTCGATCCAAGTTCAGGTATCAATCTTTTGGTTTACGGTTCGCGGTCATACGCCCGCAACAAACTGAGGCGAATTTCAGGGCTATGATTAACGATAACGCAAAAGATACAAACTATGATGGGCCGGAAGGGGACGATGGCGGCTGGTTGTTTGGGCCTCGTATGAGATCCCGAGGATCAATACACTGCGATACATGGGAAGGCTCAGCGGCTGCTTTGGCACGCCGACACACGCTCGCAGTCTACCCAGTTTCTGGGTGGTGGAAGTACCGAAAGGCTCAGGATCGCTGGCGCTACAGTACTCGGTATTCTTTAATTGTTTCGCTGGAAGTGCCGGAGAACAGTGTCGACATTTACAGTGAAGTAGAAACCTATGTCTCCGCTGATACCTCAGTATCTGTGAGCGTCTAA
- a CDS encoding oxidative damage protection protein, giving the protein MSRTVFCRKYQKELEGLDFPPMPGAKGQDIFENVSRQAWEEWQNQQTMLINEKHLSLMDPNTRKYLQAQMEHYFNNEPFEKAEGYVPPEQ; this is encoded by the coding sequence ATGAGCCGCACCGTTTTCTGCCGCAAATACCAGAAAGAACTGGAAGGCCTCGACTTCCCTCCCATGCCTGGAGCGAAAGGCCAGGACATTTTCGAAAATGTATCCAGACAAGCCTGGGAAGAATGGCAAAACCAACAGACCATGCTGATCAACGAAAAGCACCTGAGCCTGATGGACCCCAACACCCGAAAATACCTGCAGGCGCAAATGGAGCATTACTTCAACAACGAGCCTTTCGAAAAAGCTGAAGGCTATGTACCACCGGAACAATGA
- the mutY gene encoding A/G-specific adenine glycosylase has protein sequence MTAGNFAENLLTWYDQHGRHNLPWHHDRTAYRVWVSEIMLQQTQVATVIPYFQAFMERFPDVQSLAEAPVDDVLSHWSGLGYYARARNLQKAAQSVVNDFGGLFPDTQEELETLTGIGRSTAAAIIAQAFGKRAAILDGNVKRVLARYHAVPGWPGQTSVLKQLWEHAEAHTPDERVRDYTQGIMDLGATVCTRSRPICISCPLQRGCAAYAREEVSLYPGSKPKKAKPEKTTWMVILEDKEGRILLERRPPSGIWGGLWSLPELDPAYGADELQEACERSLGLACEEPELIGGFRHTFSHYHLHIQPARLNVTGQNNVRDDAQQKWLHRHEALTLGLPAPIRTLLTNPTTYLSKQEQS, from the coding sequence GTGACAGCAGGCAATTTCGCCGAAAACCTTCTGACATGGTACGACCAGCACGGCAGGCACAACCTGCCGTGGCATCATGACCGCACCGCCTACCGGGTGTGGGTTTCCGAGATCATGCTTCAGCAAACCCAGGTGGCAACCGTTATCCCCTACTTCCAGGCTTTCATGGAACGGTTCCCCGATGTCCAGTCTCTTGCGGAGGCTCCGGTTGACGACGTGCTGAGCCACTGGTCGGGGCTTGGCTATTATGCCCGTGCCCGCAACCTCCAGAAAGCCGCCCAATCCGTTGTAAACGACTTTGGCGGCCTGTTTCCTGACACCCAGGAAGAGCTGGAAACCCTCACGGGCATAGGCCGCTCCACCGCTGCCGCGATCATTGCTCAGGCATTTGGCAAGCGCGCTGCAATTCTTGACGGCAATGTAAAACGGGTACTGGCACGGTACCACGCTGTTCCCGGCTGGCCAGGACAGACCTCTGTATTGAAACAGCTCTGGGAACATGCCGAAGCCCACACACCGGATGAGCGCGTTCGGGATTACACCCAGGGCATAATGGATCTGGGCGCAACCGTATGCACCCGCAGCCGCCCCATTTGCATCAGTTGCCCACTGCAGCGAGGCTGCGCAGCCTACGCAAGAGAAGAAGTGAGCCTCTACCCGGGCTCCAAACCAAAAAAAGCCAAGCCAGAGAAAACAACCTGGATGGTCATACTGGAGGACAAGGAAGGCCGCATCCTGCTGGAGCGGCGCCCACCCAGTGGCATCTGGGGCGGCCTCTGGAGCCTCCCCGAACTGGACCCAGCCTATGGCGCTGACGAACTTCAGGAGGCGTGCGAGCGGAGCCTGGGGCTTGCCTGCGAAGAACCAGAACTCATCGGCGGCTTCCGGCACACCTTTTCCCATTACCACCTGCACATTCAGCCCGCACGCCTGAATGTAACCGGACAAAACAACGTGAGAGATGACGCTCAACAGAAATGGCTGCACCGGCACGAAGCACTGACCCTGGGCCTGCCAGCGCCTATCCGCACTCTACTCACAAATCCGACCACTTATTTATCCAAACAGGAGCAATCATGA
- a CDS encoding TolC family protein, whose amino-acid sequence MCRFPCLKALPIVLFWLAAAGCSSFSTSPDYLAQADSDHQNLVSWSELDEGSETAYLDDLVNSDALSALIAEAREANPDLGQTLLSLEILQAQYRATRADQLPEVDAGFGANKTEDLDTSYTGSISVSWELDLWAKISDKASAAESDVAEQLALYQAARDTLAAEVMQGWLKLVNLNRSVAIAEQRVELLEKNEQWILQRYRSGLGDLEDLDSAQSSAASARATLFATQESLQQQQRALNLLLGRSYGSTAIAADYPQVLLPLAGLADQTLQRRPDLKAAYLAIEASDFRTSVAYKEMLPSISLGAALSDTGTSPGEALLKNPVWSLLGQLTAPLFRGGELKANAEAAELTTARSYQAYRETLLNAVQEVENAIGQESSLAKQQQQIDSALLSARRNYEQYQQKYRNGLVSVLDLLEVQRQTFDLESQLNDLIYERLSNRITLGLALGLGIKETDQS is encoded by the coding sequence ATGTGTCGCTTCCCCTGCTTGAAAGCATTACCGATTGTCCTGTTCTGGCTGGCTGCTGCCGGCTGCAGTTCGTTCTCCACAAGCCCGGATTATCTGGCTCAGGCCGATTCTGACCATCAGAACCTTGTCTCCTGGTCTGAGCTGGACGAGGGTTCCGAAACCGCCTACCTGGATGATCTGGTCAATAGCGATGCTCTGAGCGCGCTGATTGCCGAAGCGCGCGAAGCTAACCCGGATCTGGGGCAAACGCTGCTTTCCCTCGAAATTCTCCAGGCTCAATACCGGGCGACTCGGGCTGACCAGCTGCCCGAGGTCGATGCTGGCTTCGGCGCCAATAAAACGGAAGACCTCGATACTTCCTACACCGGCAGCATCAGCGTCAGCTGGGAACTGGATTTGTGGGCGAAGATCTCTGATAAGGCGTCGGCAGCTGAGAGCGATGTCGCCGAACAGCTGGCTCTCTACCAGGCTGCCCGGGATACGCTCGCAGCCGAGGTTATGCAGGGCTGGCTGAAGCTGGTTAATCTGAATCGATCTGTTGCTATCGCAGAACAACGCGTGGAACTGCTTGAAAAAAACGAACAGTGGATTCTTCAGCGCTACCGATCCGGATTGGGTGACCTTGAGGACCTCGACAGTGCCCAAAGCTCGGCAGCCAGTGCCAGAGCGACGCTGTTTGCCACTCAGGAATCCCTGCAGCAGCAACAAAGAGCTTTGAACCTGTTGCTCGGCCGGAGTTATGGCAGCACGGCCATTGCCGCCGACTACCCGCAAGTTCTTTTGCCCCTTGCCGGCCTGGCCGACCAGACGTTACAGCGCCGACCAGACCTTAAAGCGGCCTATCTGGCCATAGAAGCAAGCGACTTTCGTACGTCTGTTGCCTACAAAGAAATGCTGCCATCGATCAGCCTGGGAGCGGCTCTGAGCGACACAGGCACATCACCAGGCGAGGCTCTGTTGAAAAACCCGGTTTGGTCATTGCTCGGTCAATTAACGGCGCCTTTGTTTCGTGGCGGTGAGCTGAAAGCCAATGCGGAAGCCGCCGAACTGACCACAGCCAGGAGCTATCAGGCATACCGGGAAACCTTACTGAACGCAGTGCAGGAAGTTGAAAATGCAATCGGCCAGGAATCAAGCCTGGCCAAACAGCAACAGCAGATAGACAGCGCATTGCTGAGTGCCCGCCGCAACTATGAGCAGTACCAGCAGAAATACCGGAATGGTCTGGTTTCTGTACTCGACCTACTCGAAGTGCAACGGCAGACCTTTGATCTGGAATCACAACTTAACGACTTAATCTACGAGCGTCTGAGCAACCGAATCACACTCGGGCTTGCACTGGGGCTGGGCATCAAGGAGACCGATCAGTCATGA
- a CDS encoding AsmA family protein produces MKAIRYALVAIVALVVLAIVAIAIAMAVIDPNDYKPQIKQVVEDQTNLNLVLDGDIGWSFVPLGLELNDVEATLDGERFIALTQLVAQVDFWSLLAMSPQVSTFVLDGLDAHLSINEQGEGNWTHIMPEPVAGDEQKDKQDVASNSGAATPESEQAGGEALNFNVENIQISNAQVHYSDQRTGQTVTLEDFTVNASNITLGSEFPLEIGFRVETAQPQLAVDGNIDVRLAANEALNDFTVSGLEAIFEMNGEPFGGKSVTAKLEGSAKANLENETATLSDFTASLANLILTTHLDVNGFGDKPTLKGQVAIDEFSLKELMENLGQPAIETTDEAVLQAIAFSTSISGAAGKPALSDLVIKLDDTTFKGSGSYNLDNGGIVFELQGDKLNADRYLPPATEGDATEAANDAPAQTAGTGPEGDLLPLETLRSLLLDIDFGLEELIASNLTINDIKASTTASKGLLKVDEFSGKLYEGSFGANVTIDARTDTPKWTVSSDVSNVQALPLLADLAEVTMLAGGANLKVNATTSGNRISVLRENADGQISFNLAEGEFRNMNLTRMACQGIALANQDQLTTTDWGETTPFNDMHGTLDINGNVFDNTDLVASLAGMKLEGNGTVDLKQTLVDYELGLRIVGEIHRDNACRVTEYVENVVIPVECRGDFSAGAASLCSFDGSRFRDTLKTIAENAARIKATEEVDKVKDKAKDKINEKLKEKFGEEEGAKVKDALKGLFK; encoded by the coding sequence ATGAAAGCCATACGTTATGCGCTGGTCGCCATAGTTGCACTAGTCGTTCTTGCCATTGTCGCGATAGCCATTGCCATGGCCGTCATAGACCCGAACGACTACAAACCGCAGATCAAACAGGTTGTTGAGGATCAAACCAACCTCAACCTCGTTCTGGACGGCGATATCGGCTGGTCTTTTGTCCCTCTCGGGCTGGAGCTGAATGATGTAGAAGCCACTCTGGATGGTGAACGCTTCATCGCGCTGACGCAACTGGTTGCCCAGGTTGACTTCTGGTCCCTGCTTGCCATGTCACCACAGGTCAGCACCTTTGTGCTGGATGGGCTGGATGCTCACCTCAGCATTAACGAGCAGGGAGAAGGCAACTGGACGCACATTATGCCAGAACCTGTAGCCGGCGATGAACAAAAGGACAAACAGGATGTTGCCAGCAATTCCGGGGCAGCAACGCCGGAAAGTGAACAAGCCGGCGGCGAAGCCCTGAACTTTAATGTCGAAAACATCCAGATCAGCAATGCGCAGGTGCACTACAGTGACCAGCGTACTGGCCAGACAGTCACCCTTGAAGACTTCACGGTCAATGCCAGCAACATTACTCTGGGCTCCGAATTTCCGCTGGAAATCGGCTTTCGCGTAGAGACCGCACAGCCACAACTTGCTGTCGACGGAAACATAGACGTCCGCCTGGCAGCCAACGAAGCACTCAACGATTTTACGGTTTCCGGTCTGGAAGCCATATTTGAAATGAACGGCGAACCCTTTGGTGGAAAATCAGTAACAGCGAAACTTGAAGGCTCTGCCAAAGCCAACCTGGAAAATGAAACCGCCACACTGAGTGACTTCACCGCCAGCCTCGCAAACCTGATCCTGACTACCCATCTTGATGTTAATGGCTTCGGAGATAAACCTACGCTCAAAGGCCAGGTAGCCATTGATGAATTTTCTCTCAAAGAACTGATGGAAAATCTGGGGCAGCCTGCCATTGAGACAACAGATGAAGCCGTTCTTCAGGCCATCGCATTTTCCACCAGCATCAGCGGCGCCGCCGGCAAGCCAGCACTGTCTGACCTCGTAATCAAACTGGATGACACCACGTTCAAAGGTTCGGGCAGTTATAACCTCGACAACGGCGGCATTGTGTTCGAACTTCAGGGCGACAAACTCAACGCCGATCGTTACCTGCCGCCCGCAACCGAGGGCGACGCTACTGAAGCAGCAAACGATGCCCCGGCACAAACTGCCGGAACCGGCCCTGAAGGCGACCTTCTGCCACTGGAAACCCTGCGCAGCCTGCTTCTGGACATTGATTTCGGGCTGGAAGAGCTGATCGCAAGCAATCTGACCATCAATGACATCAAGGCCAGCACAACCGCCAGCAAAGGCCTTCTGAAAGTGGATGAATTCAGCGGCAAACTTTATGAAGGAAGCTTTGGGGCCAATGTCACCATTGATGCCCGTACCGACACTCCGAAGTGGACAGTCAGCTCAGATGTAAGCAACGTTCAGGCTCTGCCACTCCTTGCCGACCTCGCAGAAGTCACCATGCTTGCTGGTGGCGCCAATCTCAAGGTCAATGCGACCACCTCCGGCAACCGTATCTCTGTACTGAGAGAAAACGCCGATGGTCAGATCAGCTTCAACCTTGCCGAAGGTGAATTCCGCAACATGAACCTGACCCGCATGGCCTGCCAGGGAATTGCACTGGCCAATCAGGACCAGCTGACAACTACCGACTGGGGCGAAACCACACCATTCAACGACATGCACGGTACGCTGGACATCAATGGCAATGTCTTCGACAACACCGATCTGGTCGCCTCACTGGCGGGCATGAAGCTGGAAGGCAATGGTACTGTCGACCTGAAACAGACCCTCGTTGATTACGAACTCGGCCTGAGAATTGTTGGGGAGATCCACCGTGACAACGCCTGCCGGGTGACCGAATACGTGGAAAACGTAGTTATTCCAGTGGAATGCCGCGGTGATTTCTCGGCGGGTGCAGCCAGCCTGTGTTCCTTTGACGGCTCCCGTTTCCGCGACACACTGAAAACCATTGCAGAAAATGCTGCACGCATAAAAGCCACGGAAGAAGTCGACAAGGTAAAGGACAAAGCTAAAGACAAAATCAACGAAAAGCTGAAGGAAAAGTTTGGTGAAGAGGAAGGCGCGAAAGTAAAAGATGCCCTCAAAGGTCTGTTCAAGTGA
- a CDS encoding AAA family ATPase gives MANSSQLKALLRSHADDDDDRFYAVMLQVAANEARKGHQKLASEIKSLVEKLQTQTQSEPELFHKPTPLTQTPNDLGLLLEKSNQVTRLSELILSEQSSSRISRILLEQRQRDKLRNYGLSPKRKLLFCGRPGTGKTMTASVLATELKLPLYTVLLDGLITRYLGETSAKLRKVFDFVSSTRAVFLFDEFDAIGSKRDSDNDVGEVRRILNSFLQFLEKDNSESLIIAATNHPSLLDDALFRRFDDLIVFTPPSDREIQLLISNRLSRFPLNEVDWDKIITNALGLSSSEIVQACDEAAKTAILECDGKLRIEHILQALQQRHLK, from the coding sequence ATGGCCAACTCCTCACAGCTAAAAGCCCTGCTTCGCAGTCACGCTGACGATGACGATGATCGCTTTTATGCTGTTATGCTACAGGTCGCTGCTAACGAAGCCCGAAAAGGCCACCAGAAACTTGCGTCCGAAATAAAGTCTCTAGTTGAAAAGCTTCAGACACAAACTCAGTCTGAACCGGAGCTTTTTCACAAGCCAACGCCATTAACTCAGACTCCAAATGATCTTGGTTTACTTCTTGAGAAGTCGAATCAAGTAACTCGCCTTTCTGAACTTATCCTATCTGAGCAGTCGAGCTCTCGTATCAGTCGCATCTTGCTTGAACAAAGACAGCGAGACAAGCTTAGAAACTACGGGCTTTCACCCAAACGAAAGCTGCTATTCTGCGGTCGCCCAGGAACGGGTAAAACCATGACTGCCTCAGTTCTCGCCACAGAATTAAAGCTACCGCTCTATACCGTACTCTTAGACGGTTTAATCACCCGCTACCTTGGCGAAACGTCAGCCAAGCTTCGAAAGGTTTTCGATTTCGTTTCCTCGACAAGAGCAGTTTTTCTATTTGACGAGTTCGATGCTATAGGGAGCAAAAGAGACTCAGATAATGACGTAGGTGAAGTACGGCGAATACTAAATTCCTTTCTTCAGTTTCTCGAAAAAGATAATTCAGAGAGCCTAATCATTGCGGCGACGAATCATCCATCTCTTTTAGACGACGCGCTATTTCGTCGATTCGATGATTTAATCGTTTTTACACCACCAAGCGACAGAGAGATTCAGCTGCTGATAAGTAATCGCCTCTCCAGATTCCCACTCAACGAAGTTGACTGGGACAAAATAATCACGAATGCTCTTGGTCTTAGCTCATCAGAGATTGTGCAAGCCTGCGACGAAGCAGCGAAAACCGCCATACTTGAGTGCGATGGAAAGCTTAGGATTGAGCATATTTTGCAGGCCCTTCAGCAGCGGCACCTCAAATAA
- the hisH gene encoding imidazole glycerol phosphate synthase subunit HisH has protein sequence MKTVAIIDYGMGNLHSARKAVEHVAPDTRVLVTDNADLIREADRVILPGVGAIRDCMAEMRRHGVDELVREVSRDRPFLGICVGMQALMSRSEENGGVDGINLFPSEVRFFGENLVENGERLKVPHMGWNEVYHTKEHPLWQGIPDGDRFYFVHSYYAEAEGNADIAGRSHYGVDLAAAVARDNIFAVQFHPEKSARAGLQLLKNFTDWNGTC, from the coding sequence ATGAAAACCGTTGCCATCATCGACTACGGCATGGGGAACCTTCACTCTGCCCGTAAAGCGGTAGAGCATGTGGCCCCGGATACCAGAGTTCTGGTAACCGATAACGCTGATCTGATTCGTGAAGCCGACCGGGTGATTTTGCCCGGTGTCGGCGCAATCCGTGACTGTATGGCTGAGATGCGTCGCCATGGGGTGGATGAGCTGGTGCGGGAAGTCTCCCGTGATCGTCCATTTCTGGGTATTTGTGTCGGCATGCAGGCGCTTATGTCCCGCAGCGAAGAAAACGGTGGCGTTGACGGCATCAACCTCTTCCCTTCTGAAGTACGTTTCTTCGGTGAGAATCTTGTAGAAAATGGCGAGCGCCTGAAGGTGCCTCACATGGGCTGGAACGAGGTGTATCACACCAAAGAACACCCGCTTTGGCAGGGTATTCCTGATGGAGACCGCTTCTACTTTGTGCACAGTTACTACGCAGAGGCAGAAGGCAATGCGGATATCGCCGGGCGCAGCCATTACGGCGTTGATCTGGCGGCTGCAGTGGCTCGGGATAATATTTTTGCTGTGCAGTTTCACCCGGAGAAAAGTGCCCGGGCAGGACTGCAACTTCTCAAGAACTTTACTGACTGGAACGGAACATGCTGA
- a CDS encoding SRPBCC family protein — protein sequence MAITVSIELSRELEIPASYDEVFELLADVPRSASYFPKVDKLADLEGNIYRWEMEKVGVDKYAIQAIYACQYVSDKDAGKIIWEPVKGEGNGVVHGSWALTAKGDKATALKFHTCAELTLPLPSLLKLAISPVIKHEFNGLVDTYMKNLKNAF from the coding sequence GTGGCTATTACTGTTTCGATTGAGCTGAGCCGGGAGCTTGAAATTCCAGCCAGTTACGACGAGGTGTTTGAGTTGCTGGCTGATGTGCCCCGCTCTGCGAGCTATTTTCCTAAGGTAGATAAGCTGGCGGATCTGGAGGGCAACATCTACCGATGGGAAATGGAAAAAGTCGGTGTCGATAAGTACGCTATCCAGGCGATTTATGCATGCCAGTACGTTTCAGATAAAGATGCCGGAAAAATTATCTGGGAGCCGGTAAAGGGAGAGGGTAACGGAGTAGTCCATGGGTCCTGGGCGTTGACGGCGAAAGGCGACAAAGCTACGGCTCTGAAGTTTCATACCTGCGCCGAGCTGACATTGCCGCTGCCCAGCCTGCTTAAGCTTGCCATCAGCCCTGTCATCAAACATGAATTCAATGGTTTGGTGGATACGTATATGAAAAATCTGAAGAATGCTTTCTGA
- the hisB gene encoding imidazoleglycerol-phosphate dehydratase HisB, with protein sequence MAERKARVERNTLETQITVEINLDGTGKSSFETGVPFLDHMMEQISRHGMVDLNIVSKGDLHIDDHHTVEDIGITLGQAFKQAVGDKKGIRRYGHAYVPLDEALSRVVIDLSGRPGLIMEVPYTRGMVGGFDVDLFEEFFRGFINHAMVTMHIDNLRGKNTHHQIETVFKAFGRALRMAVEMDERMAGVTPSTKGLL encoded by the coding sequence ATGGCCGAACGTAAGGCTCGGGTAGAACGAAATACCCTTGAAACCCAGATCACCGTTGAGATCAATCTCGACGGTACCGGTAAATCCAGTTTCGAGACTGGAGTCCCGTTCCTTGATCACATGATGGAACAGATATCCCGTCATGGGATGGTCGATCTGAACATTGTCTCCAAAGGCGACCTGCACATAGATGACCACCACACTGTAGAAGATATCGGCATCACCCTCGGTCAGGCCTTTAAACAGGCTGTAGGTGATAAGAAAGGTATTCGCCGGTATGGTCACGCCTACGTACCTCTGGATGAGGCGCTTTCCCGCGTGGTTATTGATCTCTCAGGCCGCCCAGGCCTGATTATGGAGGTGCCCTATACCCGGGGCATGGTAGGCGGGTTTGATGTCGATTTGTTTGAAGAGTTTTTCCGTGGGTTCATCAACCACGCGATGGTGACCATGCACATCGATAACCTTCGCGGCAAAAATACTCACCACCAGATCGAAACTGTGTTCAAAGCATTCGGCCGCGCCTTGCGTATGGCTGTTGAAATGGATGAGCGCATGGCGGGTGTTACTCCGTCTACCAAAGGCCTGTTGTAA